The region cGATGGCGGGCACCGGGAGCCCTCGTGGTGTTGGGCTGTTTGCTCCGGTGGGGCCACCAACATGTGCCCCTGGCCACCAGTGCGTGTCCCCAAACAGAAGAAGTGTCTGTGCTGGCAATGTCCCCATGCATGGAGCCATCCTGCACTCACAGTCCCACTGGCTTGAGCCCTGCATCTTTATGGCCGGTGGCTGGGCGTACCGTGGAAGCACGCGGTTGGCATGAAGGTAAGGCCttgatttcattctttttggagtgctttttaattcatttctttttttttttttttttttttccaggagagTCTTTTCACCAGGCCCTCTCACTCTGTGATGCGAGCGGCCCAGCTGCTAGCTGCACAGCTTGCCCATCTCCTGCTCCACCGCGTTGGGCAGCCGCGCATTGAAGGCCCGCAGGGAGGACTGGATCCTGGCCACCTCATTGTTGGCCAGCTTGAGCCTGTGGCGAAGCAGGCAGGTGAAGAGGTCGAGGCGGGTTTTGCCAGGGGGTGACAGCCTGTTCACCCGGTCCCGAATCTCCACCAGCTGCAGCATGGCTGAAGCCTGCGATCCCTGCGTGTAGGGGTAGTCCAGCTGCAGGATAAGGTCGCGAATGGCATCCGGTTCAAAGGGCAGGCTGTAGCCAAAGACCTGCAGGCTGTTGATCTTCATGTAGCCCAGGTTCTTGGAGGGATCCGTCATCTCCAAGGGCTCGTAGTAGATTGTCTCGTTGGAGCTATCGTCCAGAGACTTGATGCGGCTCCGCAAATAGACGTGGACTGTTTCAAAGAAGGTCTTCCACTTGTTGCCCAAAGTGAGTGTCCAGTTTTGGCACTGGGCAGAGGCATCCACGTTAGTCCTTTCCCAGTCTGGGAAGCTGCCCTCGTTGACAGGCATGAACCAGCTCTCTGAGTGGCTTCCGCCAAAGGGGTTGACATAGATGGCCATGACGGGCTCCAGAGTGCTGTTCTTGGTGAGGCAGATCTGCAGGGAGAGGGCCAACATCACGTGAACCAGGCCCGGCTTGTACTTGTTGCTTTTCAGGGTCAGGAGCATGCGCTTCCTCCAGGAGGGGTCAAACCAGCTCCCCAGGCGCATGTCATTGCTGATGAAGATGGAGTGCACCTCGATGCGGCTGTCCCGTTTCTGCAGGAGGTACTTGAGCTCCAGGTCCTGCAGGTCCGTCTCCAGTCCCAGGTAGTGCTCCAGTGAGTCGGCCACCTCCGGGCGGCAGAAGCCCTGGGCCAGCACGTAGCCATGGTTGCAGGTCCCGCAGCGAGTGCTGTTGTCCTCGGCGCAGCTGGCACAGGCCGACCCCTCACCCAAGGCACACGGGATGGCCCCTTGGCAGGAGGGCTGCTCCGAGGGGCACGTGCAGCTGTGGCTTTCTTCCAGGAAGGTTCCAGGCACTGTCGTCTCACCGCAGTAGAGGAGCGACTGAGCGCGGCCCCACCAGTAATGAAGTGGCCTAGGGGAGAAGGAACACGGGAGGACAGTTGCTTAggatagaatcattaaggttggagaagaccactacGATCAACTAGTCCAACCACCcccccaccatgtccactgaCCATGCCCCTCAGGGCTGACCCCgctctcctttcaggtagttgtagagagcaataaggtctcctgGACTGAACAGTCCTCAGACAGTTTCAGGGCTGGAAGAAAAACCCAACTTGTGTTCATTTCTTATGGGGGTCACACAACACCGCTGGTGTCTCCCACTGAACCAACCCTTGTTTTCCAGTTCCAGGCTTGAACCCAACCTGTGAGGTAAAGCTGTCCTGGGTGGCAAAGCTGTCCTCAGGCTTCCCTCCAGCAAGGTGGGAGCTTCTTGAGTCCCAGGGGGAGACAGACCGTGGGACTGAGCTTCCCTGGGGCTCTGACCCGCAGCACGGGGCTGTGGCATCCTACCTCTCCTTTGGCAGTTTGAAGCGGGGTTGCCGGTGGCAGCGTTTGCTGAGGTTGAAGAGCCTCCGGATGATGTGGTGGGTTttcctggagagcagcttcaggctGGTGCCCAGCTGCTGGTAGCGGTGTTGAATGTCCAGGTCCATGGCCCAGAAGTGGGAGATGGCTGTCCTGTTCAGGAAGCGGTCCCCTGGGAGCCTCTTCACCAGGGCCTGAAACTCCTCTGTGGGGAGACAGATACCAAGTCAGCGAATCTGGTGTCATCAGTtgttgttttccattaaaaaacacCCACGGGCTCTTTGGTCCTCGTGACAAGACCCATCT is a window of Gallus gallus isolate bGalGal1 chromosome 8, bGalGal1.mat.broiler.GRCg7b, whole genome shotgun sequence DNA encoding:
- the BRINP2 gene encoding BMP/retinoic acid-inducible neural-specific protein 2, which gives rise to MGQQNLRRADGLPPMLPWPLALLALSVCCGAGGVATEQHVSGPASPSSSSSSSSSSSGRAPLDWLLTDRGPFYRAQEYVDFMERYRQGFTTRYRIYREFARWKVNNLALERKDFFSLPLPLAPEFIRNIRLLGRRPSLQQVTDSIIKKYGTHFLLAATLGGEESLTIFVDKRKLSHRAELSGAGNSSAVSLETLHQLAASYFIDRESTLRRLHHIQIATAAIKVTETRTGPLGCSNYDNLDSVSSVLVQSPENKVQLQGLQTVLPHHLRERFVAAALSYIACSSVGELVCRRSDCHCQCQPTFPHCNCPEADIQALEGNLVQLQRAWDNHHSQFEESEEFQALVKRLPGDRFLNRTAISHFWAMDLDIQHRYQQLGTSLKLLSRKTHHIIRRLFNLSKRCHRQPRFKLPKERPLHYWWGRAQSLLYCGETTVPGTFLEESHSCTCPSEQPSCQGAIPCALGEGSACASCAEDNSTRCGTCNHGYVLAQGFCRPEVADSLEHYLGLETDLQDLELKYLLQKRDSRIEVHSIFISNDMRLGSWFDPSWRKRMLLTLKSNKYKPGLVHVMLALSLQICLTKNSTLEPVMAIYVNPFGGSHSESWFMPVNEGSFPDWERTNVDASAQCQNWTLTLGNKWKTFFETVHVYLRSRIKSLDDSSNETIYYEPLEMTDPSKNLGYMKINSLQVFGYSLPFEPDAIRDLILQLDYPYTQGSQASAMLQLVEIRDRVNRLSPPGKTRLDLFTCLLRHRLKLANNEVARIQSSLRAFNARLPNAVEQEMGKLCS